CGCATATAGTGGAGATCGGCAAAAATATTGTCAAAAACTATGATCTGTCTAAGAAAATATAAGCTAATAATTACGATTGCTAAATAGATGATTAAAAATCATAATTCTAATTGATGTAATTATAAGGCAAGTTATGAAGCAAGACTGAGTTGCAAGAAAATATATTTTATCGAAACAGAATTCAGGAGTCAGGAGTCAGAATGGGCTAAAACTTGGCTATCCGCTAACAGAATTAATTTTGATAGCGCAGCAGTAGCGAGTCTACGAGCGTCACGAAAGAGTGGATAGCACGCTCAAAGATTGGCTTTGCGCGTCGCCATCGAGCGTCTTCATTCTGACTCCTGTTAGCGTAGCCCATTCTGACTTCTGAATTCTTCTTTAATCTGATATTGTTAAGTTATATTACATAAAATAAATCAAGACTTAAATTTACTTTTAAATGCAAGAATCTAGTTAAACAAAATATCATTAGTAAGAAATATTACATACAAATCTAGACTTTAATGCTTTTATAGTTCTAAATGCCAATACCAATTAAGATTTAAAAAATTGTTTGATATTAATATACATGCGATTAAGTTCCGTAATTATACGGTGACAGGACAAATTAAACTGTACTATTAATTAAGATATAAATATCCTTAAGTTATCGAGAAAAACATTAGCAGACAGAAAGCTACTAGCAATTTCGGCTAAAGTATCAGCATCTAAAAGATAACTAAGCTGCTGACAGAATTATTTTTGCTGAATGAGTCAAAAATATCTAGATTAACGAATAAGTGCCCCTTGGCAATGAGAAACTATATTGAATCAATTTTCGTCTGCCTATTTCATAGAAAGTACAAGGAAACATTCTGTCAGTTGAAAACTTAACTTTTTCTTAAAAAGGAAGCAATGGCAGCAGGCAGTAGAATATATCCTATCAAGAATAGAACTTAATAGTTGACTAAACTCTTTTTTGAAAGATACTCCACCCCTTGTAAGTAGTTTTGTATGTTAATCGAATAACTCACTAGGTTGTAAATTATACACCTTGTTCGTGAGAGAGTCTGCCTATTTTCTCGATTCTAAATTTCCGTTAGTCCCAATTCCAATTTTCGGGATTACCAGAAAGCAATTTTATCTAAAAATATCTGAAAAATCTGCTATGACGTACCGTCATAACCTTGGTTGATGGTTCGATCTTTGAAGGAGCTATGAGGTGGAAAATAATAAGTCGTTTCTGTGGCCAGAAGGAATATTAATTGCGCTGCTTGCCTTAGGTGGTGTTTTTAGTCTTGCTTTCATGATGCTTCTAAGACCAAATGCTTCAGAGGCTCAGAGTAGACAAAGTATAAATATCAAAGATGTAACTGCAAACGTAGGAACTCAGCAGCGCATTGAGAAATTAAAAGCGGCGATGCTTACAAGTTGGCAGCAACAAGCACAAACAAAGGGTCTAGCCTACCCTATACCATCAAGCTTTCAAGGGGCAACAATTGAATCCGCAAAACTCACTCAAGGCGAGAAAGTAATTGCTCTCACATTTGATGATGGCCCTTGGCCTGAAACTACAGAGCAAGTATTAGATATCCTGAAATCCAATAATATCAAAGGAACGTTTTTTGTCGTTGGGCAGAATTTAAAAAATTTTCCAGAGATAGGAAAGCAGATTGTCGCTCAAGGTCACGTCATAGCCAATCATACTTGGCATCACTGGTATCACTTCTTTAATCAAGAAGCAGCAGCTTTTGAAATAGACCGCACAACAGACCTAATTTATCAAATTACAGGTGCTAAAACAAATCTCTTCCGACCACCAGGCGGCAACCTGCACAATGGATTAGCTGCTTATGCTAAAGGTCAAAAGTATACTGTGGTAATGTGGTCGGCTGACTCTACGGACTACAAATTACCAGCTGTACCAAAGTTGATAAATAACGTAATTAAAGATTCAAAACCTGGTGGAATTGTGCTGATGCATGATGGTGGCGGGAACCGTTCTAGAACTGTGCAAGCTTTACCAGAAATTATTAGCAACTTTAGAAAGCAAGGCTACCGCTTTGTTACTATTCCAGAACTTTTAGAAATTCAGGATAAAGAGCAAAAGTTACTTGCTAACAAAAAGCAATAATTATTAATTACAGTTAATTAGTCAATAGTAATTGCCTAAAAACTAAAATTATACTTTTTGGTTAAAATACTTTATTTCGGAATCAGTTAGTAAAGATATAGCGGTTGCCAATCTAGTGAGGTACACCCGTAGGGGCACGGCAGTGCCCATTGGTGTCAACTTCAGCTGAAACTCCTTTAAAACCTCGTTTCCAGCCGGAGGCTGGAAATGCTGCTCTTGGCGGCTCTGCCGCCAGCAAGAGAGGCGGAGCCTCAACGACGGGCATTCCCAGTCGGAGACTGGGAACGAGGCAATCTAAAAGCTGTTTCTACGAATCACATTAAACTCACTTAATGACTACTAGTCACTAAACTGAACTCAGTTGTTGTCTTTTCAGGATTAGCTTCTGGACTATCAGCTTCAGAAGGTGGAACCAATTGCCAGAATTTCGGCAAAAATTCTTGCCAGTTTTGCAGAATTTTCTTCGCCTTTGGTGAACCAGTTCGTTCTGCATGATTTTGGATTAACTCTTGCAGTTGTTTAGCACCTACTTCTGTAATCACCCGCTGAATTTTGACAATTTCTGGGTTGACTAACTCCCGAAATGAGTCCTCTTCATCCAAGAAGTATGCCAGTCCTCCAGTCATTCCAGCAGCTACGTTACGTCCTACTTTGCCAAGGACGACAATCACACCACCAGTCATGTATTCACAGCAGTGATCCCCAGCACCTTCAATTACTGCTACGCCTTTGGAGTTTCTGACAGCAAAGCGTTCTCCTGCTAGTCCGTTGGCAAATAACACGCCACCTGTAGCACCATAGAGGCAGGTATTGCCAACTATCACATTTTGTGATGCGTTATAGGTGGCAGCAGTTGGAGGTTTGATGATGATTTCACCACCATGCATCCCTTTACCTACGTAGTCGTTTGCTTCTCCTTCTAGGTTGAGAATTATGCCTGGGAGGTTGAAAGCACCAAAACTTTGCCCAACACTACCTGTGAAGTTGAGATTAATTTGTCCTTCAAAGCCACTGTCACCGTATTGAGAAGCGATCGCACCCGCTAATCTTGTGCCTACTGTTCTGTCAGTATTGACAATCGGGTAAGTCTTAGTAACAGTAGACTGATCCCTAATGGCAGCCTGAATTTCGGCATCGGCAAGAAACTTGTCATCTAAAACCACGCCGTTGCTGTGGACTTCTTCATGCACCAACCAGCTACGATTGTCTTTGCTATTTGGTAAATGAAGTAAACAGTCGAGATTCAGCGATCGCGTTTTGGTGAGTTTTGCTTCTGGGCGCAGTTTTAACAAATCTGCACGCCCAATGATTTCTGATAAAGAACGGTAGCCAAGTCGGGCTAACAAACTACGCACTTCTTCGGCTATGAAGTAGAAGAAGTTGACAACTTGTTCGGGTATTCCCGTAAACCGTTTACGGAGTTCTTCTTTCTGAGTAGCAACACCCTTCGGGCAGGTATTCAGGTGGCAAACTCGCGCCATGATACAGCCTTCAGCAATCATGGCAATGGAGCCGAAACCAAATTCTTCACCACCCATCAATGCACCTATTACCACATCCCAGCCACTCTTGAGTCCACCATCTACGCGTAAGATCACGCGATCGCGCAGGCTATTTTCCATCAAAACCCGATGCACTTCACTTAATCCGAGTTCCCACGGTGAACCAGCATGTTTAATCGAGCTAAGTGGCGATGCACCTGTACCACCATCATGACCGGAAATCTGAATGATATCAGCGTTGGCCTTAGCTACACCAGCGGCGATCGTGCCAATGCCAACTTCTGAAACTAGCTTCACTGACACCTTTGCTTTGGGATTAATTTGGTGCAGATCAAAAATCAGTTGCGCTAGGTCTTCAATTGAATAGATATCATGGTGTGGTGGTGGCGATATCAGCGTCACGCCTGCTTTAGAGCGCCTTAACATCGCAATGTATTGGCTCACCTTTGGCCCTGGCAGTTGTCCACCTTCCCCAGGTTTAGCACCTTGGGCAATTTTGATTTCAATTTGTTTGGCGTTGACGAGGTACTCCGGCGTGACACCAAAGCGTCCTGATGCAACTTGCTTAATAGCACTATAAGCTCGATCGCCATTACGCAATCCTTTTAAATGAGGTAGGGTTGGCGAGTGACCAGACTCGTCTACATCATCTAGAACTGTATAGCGTACTGGATCTTCGCCGCCTTCTCCAGAATTGGATTTACCGCCGATGCGGTTCATGGCGATCGCTAAAGTTTCATGAGCTTCTCTTGACAAAGCGCCTAAAGACATGCCTCCGGTGCAGAAGCGTTTGACTATTTCATATACCGATTCCACTTCTTCTAGAGGAACTGAAGGGCGATCGCCTTGGAAATCCAGTAAATCCCGCAAGGCTGTTACTGGTCTACCTTGGAGGTGCTTTTTGTAAACTTCGTAGTGGTTGTAGTCGTTGCCATCTAGGGCTTTATGCAGCGCCTTCACCATTTCTGGGTTATTGCTATGGTATTCGCCACCAGGACGGTATTGCACAAAGCCCAGGTTTTCTAACTTCGTGGTCGTCAGTTCTGGGAAAGCCTGGCTATGGAAGGAAAGCACTTCATCAGCTAGTTCACTCACACTCAAACCACCGATGCGGGAAGTCGTACCACGGAATCCCAATTGGATTAAATCTCCACCGATGCCAATAGCTTCAAAGATTTGGGCTGCTTGATAGCTGGAGAGCAGAGAAATTCCCATTTTGGAGAGAATTTTTAGCAAACCTGATTCCACTGATTTGCGATAGTTTCCTAAAGCTTGTTCGAGGGTGAGGGTGGGAATTTTTTGCACACCCATTAACTTTTGAGTTTTGGGATCAGACCACCAGTCACGCACCGTATCTAAAGCCATATAAGGGCAAACTGCACCAGCACCATAGCCAATCAGACAAGCAAAGTGATGGGTACTCCAGCATTGAGCAGTATTGACAATCAGGGATGTTTTCATTCGCAGCCCTTCCCGAATCAGGTGGTGATGCACCGCACCTACTGCTAATAAGGGAGGAATGTAGGTATATTCTGTGTTGATACTGTCATTGACACCATCGCTTAATATTAAAATCCTTGCACCTGCCCGGACTGACTCAGCGGCTTGTGCTTGTAAAGACTCCACAGCAGCTTTCAATCCTTCTGGGCCATTGGCGATCGCAAATAGGGTTGATAACTCAGCTGTGGCGAATCCTGACAGCTTAATCGCCTCTAATTCATCATCAGTCAACAGTGGCGATTCAAGTTTCAATCTCCGGGCATATTCTGGCTTGGGTTCTAATAAGTTACCCCGTTCACCTAGTTCGACTTTCAGAGACATGACTAGCTTTTCCCGCAGGGGATCGATCGCGGGGTTCGTCACCTGAGCAAAGCGCTGTTTAAAATAGTCATAAAGCAGGTGAGGCTTTTCTGACAGCACCGCTAAAGGAATATCATCACCCATACTGAAAGTTGGTTCCGAACCTGCGATCGCCATTGGATGAATCACCATTTCCACATCTTCTATGGTGTAGCCAAAGGCAGTTTGACGCTGAAGTAAGGTTTGCTTATCAATTTTGTCAGTTGTACTATGCCCGTTACCATTCTCAGCAGCCAGATGTCCATTTCCATTTCCATTTGACGACTGACTACTGACAATTTCTTTGAGTTCTTGACGGTACTGTTGCAGCCATTCTCCATAAGGGTGCTGCTTGGCGATGCGCCCCTTAATATCCCAATTCTTCAGCACTTCCTGATTTTCTAAATCCACAGCAATCATTTGCCCTGGGCCGAGTCTACCTTTCTCGACAATATCGGCTTCTGGGAAGTCCACGACACCAGCTTCCGAAGCTACAACAATGTAATCATCTTTGGTGATCAAGTAACGAGCAGGTCTTAAACCATTACGATCTAGAGTTGCACCAACTTTTTTACCATCGCTGAATACTAAAAGTGCTGGCCCATCCCACGCTTCTTGCAAACCACTGTAATATTCATAGAAATCAACAATTTCTGGATATTCACGTAAAGAAGGCTGATTTTGGTAAGCCTCTGGAACCATAATCATTAAAGCTTCCAAGGGGGTGCGTCCAGAACAAACCAGCAATTCCACTACGTTATCCAGGGTAGCTGAATCGCTGTTATCGATATGAACTAGTGGCTTGAGTTCCTGGATGCGATTATTCCACACTGAATGATTCAAGCCAGCTTCTCGTGCCATCATCCAGTTGATGTTACCCAATAAGGTATTGATTTCGCCGTTGTGACCTAAAAGCCGCATCGGTTGGGCGAGGGGCCACTTGGGCATCGTATTGGTACTAAAGCGGCGATGATAGACAGCAAAGGCACTTTTGTAAGCTGGATTTTTTAAATCGTCATAAAAGTTGCCCAAAACGGCAGAACGCACCATGCCTTTGTAGACAATTGTCCGGCTTGATAACGAGCAGATATAAAATTCTTCTGAGATTTTGGTTGCAATTTTACTAATTCGGCGGCGGGTAATATACAACTGCCGTTCCAATTCATCGCCGCTTTTGTCAACAGAAGCTAACAAAACTTGTTCAATTTGGGGTTGATTTTCTCTTGCTTGTACCCCCAGTAAATCAGATTGCACTGGCACTACTCGCCAACCCAATACAATCAATTTTTCTTCAGCAGCTACTTGCTCAACAGTTGCCCTAGCTTTTTGTGCTGCTTCTTGGTCTTGTGGGAGAAATATCATCCCCACAGCTATATTATCGGTGGATGGAAATTCCTTCCCCCTTTGGGCAAAGTCTTGTTGGAACAACTCCCAAGGTATTGCTGTCAACACTCCTGCACCATCACCAGAGTCTCGATCGGCGCTACAACCTCCCCGATGTTCTAAGCAGGTTAAAGCAGCTAAAGCTTTTTTGACAATTTCGTGGCTGGTATGATTCTGACGATGAGCAATAAAACCTACACCACAGGCATCTCGTTCCTCTACTAACCACTTTTGCCCCTGATAGGTATCTCTTGAGTTGATATCCACTGTGATTTTCTGGTCTTGATTCATCGGTTGATTATTCATACCCTGTTCCTGAAGTATTGAGTTACCAATTTTGCCACTACTTACGGGAAAAATTTTCTAAATTCCGCGATGGAGAAATATATAAGCACCGAAATTTAGGGAAAAAAAATTTTAACTTCGGTTTTACTTTCGTCGTTCACCCGTGTTAAAATAGTTGCGTATTGTTTATGTATTTATGCGGTGTTAGACAAGCTACCTCCGCCAAGACATTATTTTTGCCCTGACAGTTTCTTTTTTATATTGTGATGCTAAGTATTTTCTCAATCCCCTCTTTCCAGATGCACGCTAGTTACTCATAGAACCTATTTCGGCTCAAAACTAAAATTGAAGGCTGTACTATGTTTTAAAGCCGGAATCATCCCGATCCAGCAATAAAATCAGCGTATTACAATATATACCCATTTGACAATTCCCAAATATTGTTGTTGTCTAGAGTTTTGCTGCTTACCACTTGCCACATATATTACTATTGACCATACCTAACTGATAGTAGCAACGCTCAGTCAGGATTAAATATCATAATCCAGTTTTGATAACCAAAACTACCGTGTATAGTATGGTTAGAATTAGTGCTAGTTAAAACACTTGATTGCAGTGGCTTTGGCGTCTAAATAAATTAGTTAATTTCTATAAGAGATAAGTATCCAATATATAGATTAACATATTTATTCAAAAATAAAGTCATGTTTTCTTTATATTTGCCAATAATTAGTTTAGTTTATACCTTGGGTGATAGATTTCAAAAATACCTAGTAAATTATGGTAAAAATGCCGAATTGTTACCAATCAGGGATTAGCGATCGCAAATTTTTTCGAGCTACTGTGTCACCAATACTTTTGACAGTACTGTGCTTAATTACTACCTATCCTATCAACGCCCAGGAGTCACCAAAAACCACCAAATCAACACCTAAGCTAATCTCACAGTCATCGGCACCTCCAATAACAGGTTCGGTATCCTCTGGCAATCAAATTTCCCTCAATGGTCGTACTTTACCAGGAACTTGGTTGCAACAACCTGGAAAATCTGGTCAGATGACAACTCATCTCAGTGATGGAGCATTCAGGCAATTAATTGGAATAAATTTCTTAAACAGTAGTAATTCAGCGAAGCAACCAATACAGTGGTTTTCGTCGGTGACAACGCCACAGGTATTAGCCGCTAGGCTACTAGGAGCATATCGCTATCTGGATATTACTAATTTTGCTCAAATATCGGGATGGCAAATTCAAGCGAATGGTAACACTTTGGTGATTGCTACCCCTAAAACACAAATCACAAATATTGTTCAGAGTCAGGAACCTCCAGAGGCGAGTGCGCCTTTGCAACAGACTCGGATACTTGTCGATTTAGATCGTCCCACTCCCTGGCAAGTTGCACAAGGTTCTGCGATCGCCAAACCGCAAACTCCATCTTCCGATCCAGATACGCCAACCCCAAAATCCACCACACCGCCAAATCGAGAGTGGATAGTTACCCTGGATGGAATAGCCGATCCCGTTTTGATAGAACGCCATACCCCGAAGCCACCAGCAGCACCACCAACATTACTGCCAAATCTGCTCAAACAATTATTACCAACTACACCAACACAACCAATACCATCACCCCCTGAACCACTGATTCAAAAAGTGGAGGTGCTGAAAAACCAAACGATTATTAGTTTGAGCGTTCCCTTTGGTCTATTGCCTCAAGTTAGTACTGTCGCTAACCCCAATCGCCTGATTATCGATATTCGACCCGATCCTTTAGAAGAGCGGGATATTACTTGGGCCCCAGGATTGCGCTGGCGACAGCATTATGTAAACTTGGGCACAGAACGCTTTCCGGTGGTCTGGCTAGAAGTTAATCCCCGTAAATTTGGGCTAACCTTGAAACCGATGTGGGCTAGTCCTGATGGGCTTGCGGGTACTGCTCCCTTGATTCAAACAGCCCAACGTTACTTAGCTGTCGCTGGAATTAATGGTGGTTATTTTAACCGTAACAACCGATTGCCATTGGGTGCGATTCGTCGAGATAATCAGTGGTTATCAGGCCCCATTTTGAATCGAGGTGCGATCGCTTGGAATGATTCAGGCCAATTTTACTTTGGTCGTCTCACCTTAGAAGAAACTTTAATCGCAGCAAATGACCAGCGCCTACCAATTCTGTTTCTCAACAGCGGTTACATCCAGAGTGGCATTGCTCGTTATACTCCAGCTTGGGGATCAACTTACACGCCCCTGACGGATAACGAAATTATTTTAGTGGTACAGAAAAACCAAATTACTCAACAGTTACCAGGCGGCAAAGTTAGTGGTACAGCAGTTCCCATTCCCCTGGATGGCTACCTGCTAACCTTACGCGCTAACGCTACTAGTGCTGCCTCCCAGCTACCTATTGGAAGCACAGTCAGCATTTCCAGCGCCACTACTCCAGTTGATTTTAGTCGTTATCCCTACATTATCGGGGCAGGACCGCTATTAGTCCAAAATCGTCAAGTTGTCCTTGATGCCAAAAGCGAAAAATTCAGCAATGCCTTTATTGCCGAAAAAGCTATTCGTAGCGGTATTTGCACAACGACAACAGGCACACTAATGATTACTGCTACCCATAATCGTGTCGGCGGTTATGGGCCTAATTTGGCAGAACACGCCCAATTGATGCAACTCATGGGCTGTGTAGATGCCCTAAATTTGGACGGCGGTAGTTCTACCAGCCTTTATTTAGGAGGGCAACTACTCGATCGATCGCCTAGTACAGCTGCTCGTGTTCACAACGGAATTGGTATTTTTCTACAACCACGAAAATGAGGTAATAGAAAAAACTCAATCCCCAGTCCCCAGTCCCCAATCCCCAATCCCCAGTCATTTTTTAAAGTTTAGAACAAGCTGCTATTTTGCTTGATGAAGACTTGGTGTAAACATCAGAATTTTAGTAGTGACAGTTTACACCATCAGGTTTGATTTTGCTATGTTTATCAAAGTGCGACAAAATTGCTGATTTTCAAGGTTGCAAGATAACGCCAGATTTTTTATCAATAGTTAAGAGTACCAACGGTTTGTTATGTCTTCAAATGAGGTAACTATGGCTCGATATCAAGAAACTACACAGACTGAAACTCTACACCTACCTCCAGCCATCACTTCTAGGGGCGTTGCTGCAACTGAATTACGTCCTTGGGGTGCTTTTACAGTTTTGGAAGAAGGGCGCGGATACAAAATTAAGCGCATCGAAGTTAAGCCCGGACACCGCCTCAGTCTACAAATGCACCATCACCGCAGTGAACATTGGATTGTTGTCTCTGGTACAGCTAGAGTAGTTTGTGGCGAGAAAGAAGTCCTACTGAGCAATAATGAGTCAACTTATGTACCCCAATGTACATCTCATCGTTTAGAGAATCCTGGCGTTATCCCCTTGGTGTTGATTGAAGTCCAAAATGGCGAATACTTGGGAGAAGATGATATTATCCGCTACCAAGATGACTATGCTCGTACCAAAGATTAAAACCAAAAGAACGCTATTAAAGCTTTAATCTTAAAGCTAATTCGTGTAAACCGTCTTTGTAAACGAACTACTACACCCCGGAAGTCCCTACCTAGTTAAGGTGGGGGCTGAAATATGTTAGTGTTATAAATGTAGTAATAGCGATCGCGCTCATGCCTTAGGTGATTTAGAATTTTGCATAAGCAAAGGTCAACCCATCTGTAAAATGGAAGATGGGGTATTCAATTGCAAAAAACGAGTTCCATGATTCATCTGAGTCAAGCAGCCGTGAGTGAAATTGGGCGCATAAAGTCCAAACAACAGCCAAATGTCTTGTTTCGATTGGCAGTAAAACCAGGTGGTTGTTCCGGGTTATTTTATGATATGTCCTTCGATGAAGCAATAAAAGTTGGCGACCAGGTTTTCGACTTGGATGAAATTCAAGTAGTTATAGATGCCACAACCTTAAATTACCTCAACGGTTTGAGGGTGGATTATTCAGAAGACTTAATGGGTGGTGGTTTTCGCTTCCACAATCCCCAGGCGATCGCGACCTGTGGCTGTGGCAATTCCTTTTCCTTAAGTCATTAGTGATTGAGCATTAGTCAAAAAACAGATGTTCAATCACTAAGGAAAAATCACAATTGACATAAAGCCGTAAAAAAAGATATAATCAGGATTTGTTAAAACTTAGACCATAAGCAGCTTTACGCGCTGTAACTCATGCCAACAATACAGCAGCTAATACGAACTGAGCGCGAACAAGCGCGTCAGAAAACCAAGTCCCCTGCTCTGAAGCAATGCCCCCAACGTCGGGGAGTTTGTACCAGAGTATACACGACCACACCAAAAAAGCCTAACTCAGCCCTACGCAAAGTAGCAAGAGTCAGACTTACCTCTGGATTTGAAGTTACAGCTTACATTCCAGGCATTGGTCACAACTTACAAGAACACTCAGTTGTGATGATTCGTGGCGGTCGGGTTAAGGATCTACCAGGCGTGAGATACCACATTATCCGTGGCACCTTAGATACAGCCGGAGTCAAAGACCGCAAGCAAGGCCGTTCCAAGTATGGAACCAAGCGGCCTAAAGAAGCGAAAAAATAGGATTAGGCGATTAATCGCATCCAACACGATTAATCGTCTACCTTAAAAGCATCGCCGTCTGTGTTCTAACAGCAATTATGTCTGTTTAAAAAAATCAAGCAAGCTACACCTACACTAAGCGAGCAAGTGTAGAAGTTCTGAAGAGAAGGCTGTAACTGACAGCGAATTTCTCATCTGAACATTAAAGTTTATAATCTTGTCGCCTTGAGTATTTAGTTGCAGGTAGCAAGTCAATGAATTTTAGATTTTAGATTTGCGATAGCGTAGCGTTAGCGAGTTATCGAGCGTCTTTTGGATTAGCTGAACCCACAAGGGAATTAGGCTTACAGACTTTTGATTTGTTCAGATCCTTGAGATCGGAATATATACCGAAAACTTTTAATCCAAAATCCAAAATCCAAAATCCAAAATTGACAGTCAATAAGTCAGCCTTGCTGCAACGGTCGAAAAAATTGAGGAAGTCTGAGGGTTGGGTTCTACCGCTTTTAGTTTCCGGTGTCTGATAGCATATAATTTCGTTGCCAATTCCGAATTAAAGGTGAAGTATGTCTCGTCGTGGTGTTATTCAAAGGCGCCCAGTTCCGTCTGACTCTGTATATAACAGTCGCCTTGTCAGCATGATTATCAGACGGATTATGCGTCATGGCAAGAAATCGCTTGCCGCACGCATTGTTTATGATGCCTTAAAAACTATTGAAGAACGCACTGGTGCTGGTGCCTTAGAAACTTTTGAAAGAGCAGTGCGAAATGCCACGCCTTTAGTAGAAGTAAAGGCTCGGCGAGTTGGTGGAGCAACCTACCAAGTACCAATGGAAGTGCGGACAGAACGGGGTACTACCCTAGCACTGCGTTGGTTAGTGCAATATTCTCGCTCAAGACCAGGCCGGACAATGGCCAGCAAATTGGCAAATGAGTTAATGGATGCTGCTAACGAAACTGGCAATGCCATTCGCAAACGTGAAGAAACACACCGGATGGCGGAAGCTAACAAAGCATTTGCCCACTATCGTTACTAAGTAAAAAAGCGATATATCGCCTTGCCGAAGCGGTATATCGTGGATTTACAAAAAAGACGGTTTTCCGTAAAAGTATAGAATCTTAACAAAGAGTAATATACAAGATATCATGAGGCAAAAACTATAGGAGGTAGCTGTGGCACGCACGATCCCGCTAGAGAAAGTACGCAACATTGGTATTGCGGCGCATATAGATGCGGGCAAAACAACAACAACAGAGAGAATATTATTTTACTCTGGGATAATTCATAAAATTGGCGAAGTTCATGAAGGAACTGCCGTCACAGACTGGATGGAGCAAGAGCGGGAACGGGGAATTACCATTACTGCCGCTGCGATCAGTACCAGCTGGAAAGATCATCAAATTAACATTATCGATACTCCTGGTCACGTAGACTTCACAATTGAAGTTGAGCGCTCCATGCGCGTGTTGGATGGTGTAATCGCAGTATTTTGTTCTGTGGGCGGCGTGCAACCGCAGTCTGAGACAGTCTGGCGACAAGCAGAACGCTACAAAGTTCCTCGGATCGCCTTTATCAACAAGATGGATCGCACCGGAGCGAACTTTTATAAAGTTCACGAGCAAATTCGCGATCGCCTGCGGGCGAATGCGATCGCCATTCAATTACCCATTGGTAGTGAAAACGACTTCCGAGGTATTGTTGACCTAGTACGGCAACGTGCGTATATTTACGCTAATGACCAAGGAACCGATATTCAGGAAACTGATATCCCAGAAGAACTACAAGCGCAGGTAGACGAATTCCGCACCAAGCTCATAGAAGCCGCAGCAGAAACTGATGATGCTTTGATGGCTAAGTACTTCGACGGCGAAGAACTTACAGAACAGGAAGTTCGGACTGCCCTGCGTAAAGGCACAATTGCGGGGACAATTGTACCAGTACTTTGTGGTTCGGCATTCAAAAACAAAGGCGTGCAATTGATGCTGGATGCCGTTGTCGATTACCTGCCAGCGCCAAGTGAAGTACCACCAATTCAAGGCTTACTGCCTAATGGCGATACTGTTGAGCGGCGGGCTGATGACAACGAACCCCTAGCAGCTCTGGCATTCAAGATTATGGCTGACCCTTACGGTCGCCTGACATTTGTTCGCGTTTATTCTGGTGTCCTGAAGAAGGGCAGCTACGTTCTCAACGCTAGTAAGAATAAAAAAGAACGGATTTCCCGCTTAGTTCTCATGAAAGCAGACGATCGGCAA
This Nostoc sp. C052 DNA region includes the following protein-coding sequences:
- the rpsL gene encoding 30S ribosomal protein S12, yielding MPTIQQLIRTEREQARQKTKSPALKQCPQRRGVCTRVYTTTPKKPNSALRKVARVRLTSGFEVTAYIPGIGHNLQEHSVVMIRGGRVKDLPGVRYHIIRGTLDTAGVKDRKQGRSKYGTKRPKEAKK
- a CDS encoding cupin domain-containing protein; the protein is MARYQETTQTETLHLPPAITSRGVAATELRPWGAFTVLEEGRGYKIKRIEVKPGHRLSLQMHHHRSEHWIVVSGTARVVCGEKEVLLSNNESTYVPQCTSHRLENPGVIPLVLIEVQNGEYLGEDDIIRYQDDYARTKD
- a CDS encoding iron-sulfur cluster assembly accessory protein, which encodes MIHLSQAAVSEIGRIKSKQQPNVLFRLAVKPGGCSGLFYDMSFDEAIKVGDQVFDLDEIQVVIDATTLNYLNGLRVDYSEDLMGGGFRFHNPQAIATCGCGNSFSLSH
- the rpsG gene encoding 30S ribosomal protein S7 produces the protein MSRRGVIQRRPVPSDSVYNSRLVSMIIRRIMRHGKKSLAARIVYDALKTIEERTGAGALETFERAVRNATPLVEVKARRVGGATYQVPMEVRTERGTTLALRWLVQYSRSRPGRTMASKLANELMDAANETGNAIRKREETHRMAEANKAFAHYRY
- a CDS encoding phosphodiester glycosidase family protein; translated protein: MPNCYQSGISDRKFFRATVSPILLTVLCLITTYPINAQESPKTTKSTPKLISQSSAPPITGSVSSGNQISLNGRTLPGTWLQQPGKSGQMTTHLSDGAFRQLIGINFLNSSNSAKQPIQWFSSVTTPQVLAARLLGAYRYLDITNFAQISGWQIQANGNTLVIATPKTQITNIVQSQEPPEASAPLQQTRILVDLDRPTPWQVAQGSAIAKPQTPSSDPDTPTPKSTTPPNREWIVTLDGIADPVLIERHTPKPPAAPPTLLPNLLKQLLPTTPTQPIPSPPEPLIQKVEVLKNQTIISLSVPFGLLPQVSTVANPNRLIIDIRPDPLEERDITWAPGLRWRQHYVNLGTERFPVVWLEVNPRKFGLTLKPMWASPDGLAGTAPLIQTAQRYLAVAGINGGYFNRNNRLPLGAIRRDNQWLSGPILNRGAIAWNDSGQFYFGRLTLEETLIAANDQRLPILFLNSGYIQSGIARYTPAWGSTYTPLTDNEIILVVQKNQITQQLPGGKVSGTAVPIPLDGYLLTLRANATSAASQLPIGSTVSISSATTPVDFSRYPYIIGAGPLLVQNRQVVLDAKSEKFSNAFIAEKAIRSGICTTTTGTLMITATHNRVGGYGPNLAEHAQLMQLMGCVDALNLDGGSSTSLYLGGQLLDRSPSTAARVHNGIGIFLQPRK